From a region of the Triticum aestivum cultivar Chinese Spring chromosome 7D, IWGSC CS RefSeq v2.1, whole genome shotgun sequence genome:
- the LOC123166784 gene encoding receptor-like protein 2, translating into MKKLQLHNRTYSKVLQMHYLGVALVLMVFCLPSPTSSCTEQEKDSLLRFLAELSQDGGLSASWRNGTDCCKWEGVACRQDRTVSHVLLPSKGLKGHISRSLGALTGLQHLDLSENLLSGGLPRELLSSGSIVFLDVSLNQLNGTLRQLPSSPPARPLQLQVLNISSNLFAGQFPSAIWKAMENLMALNASNNNFIGRVPAQFCNSSPSLTVLDLCFNKFSGSIPPGLGDCSKLRELKAGHNNLSGTLPDELFNATSLEYLSLENNDLHGVLDTANMVSLRNLVTLDLGGNRFSGKIPDYIGLFKRLEELHLNNNNMSGQLPYALSNCTNLITVDLKRNRLSGELTNVNFSNLPKLKTLDLDSNNLSGTVPESIYSCSNLTALRLSTNNLHGQLSSRIGNLKHLSFLSLGKNNFTNITNALQILKSSKNLSTLFIGHNFRGEILSQDETIDGFENLQVLDIQGCQFSGRIPVWISRAANLQVLLLCGNRLTGPIPGWINSLSHLFYMDVSTNRLTGQIPLTLMEMPMLKSTENITHMNPRVFDLTVTNGPSLEYRTITSFPAVLNLRNNCLTGVIPPQIGQLKALVVLDFSFNKLSGQIPQSICNLTNLQLLDLSSNNLTGAIPVALNALHFLSAFSISNNNLEGPIPSGGQFDTFQNSSFDRNPNLCGSALTQKCNSAEAHQAIILAAKQADYKVAFVIEFSAFFGVGVLYDQLVLSSFNFIICFASWTINVALRHAQFRGALTSLNIIGADNMTHCLIGEDVPWSSRFCSESIVHSCPYIPKSETANTRNHLLPKRKRKIDEDDT; encoded by the exons ATGAAGAAACTTCAGTTGCACAACAGAACATACAGCAAGGTATTGCAGATGCATTACCTTGGCGTTGCTCTTGTGTTGATGGTATTCTGCTTGCCCTCTCCTACCAGTTCCTGCACCGAGCAGGAGAAGGACTCCCTTCTCCGGTTCCTTGCCGAGCTCTCCCAAGACGGCGGCCTCTCCGCGTCATGGCGGAATGGCACGGATTGCTGCAAGTGGGAAGGGGTCGCCTGCAGGCAAGACAGGACGGTCAGCCATGTCTTGCTGCCTTCGAAGGGCCTCAAGGGGCACATCTCACGGTCCCTTGGCGCCCTCACCGGGCTGCAGCACCTCGATCTCTCTGAAAACTTGCTGTCCGGTGGCCTGCCCCGGGAGTTATTGTCTTCCGGCAGCATCGTCTTCCTTGATGTCAGCCTTAACCAGCTCAACGGAACACTCCGTCAGCTGCCATCTTCACCACCTGCCAGGCCTCTGCAGTTGCAGGTACTAAACATCTCAAGCAACTTATTTGCAGGACAGTTTCCATCCGCAATATGGAAAGCAATGGAGAATCTGATGGCACTCAATGCCAGCAACAACAACTTTATTGGGCGGGTACCAGCTCAATTCTGTAACAGCTCACCATCCCTCACTGTGCTCGATCTGTGTTTCAACAAATTTAGTGGCAGCATCCCCCCAGGACTTGGTGATTGCTCCAAGCTGAGAGAGCTCAAGGCCGGGCATAACAACCTCAGTGGAACACTCCCAGATGAACTCTTCAATGCAACCTCGTTGGAATACCTGTCTTTGGAAAACAATGATTTACATGGAGTTCTTGATACTGCAAACATGGTCAGCCTTAGAAATCTCGTAACCCTTGATCTTGGAGGGAACCGATTCAGTGGCAAGATACCAGATTATATAGGCCTGTTCAAGAGACTGGAGGAGCTCCATTTGAACAACAACAATATGTCAGGGCAGCTGCCATATGCCCTCAGCAACTGCACAAATCTCATAACAGTTGACCTGAAGAGAAACAGACTTAGTGGAGAACTTACCAATGTCAATTTCTCCAATCTTCCCAAACTAAAAACTTTAGATCTAGATTCCAACAACTTATCCGGCACAGTTCCAGAAAGCATATACTCGTGCAGTAATCTGACAGCGCTGCGGCTATCTACCAACAACTTACACGGGCAGCTCTCGTCAAGAATAGGTAATCTGAAGCATCTGTCCTTCTTGTCACTTGGCAAAAACAATTTCACAAACATCACAAATGCACTTCAGATCCTTAAGAGCAGCAAGAACCTGAGCACACTGTTTATTGGGCACAACTTTAGGGGAGAGATCCTCTCACAGGATGAAACAATTGATGGTTTCGAAAATCTTCAGGTTCTCGATATACAAGGTTGCCAATTTTCCGGCAGAATACCTGTATGGATATCAAGGGCTGCAAACTTGCAGGTGTTACTTTTATGTGGCAATCGTCTCACTGGACCAATACCAGGCTGGATCAACTCTCTAAGTCATCTCTTTTATATGGATGTGTCAACCAACAGACTAACAGGACAAATCCCGTTAACCTTGATGGAGATGCCAATGCTAAAATCAACTGAGAACATAACTCATATGAACCCAAGGGTCTTTGATCTGACAGTTACTAATGGCCCATCACTTGAATACCGTACCATTACATCTTTCCCAGCAGTGTTGAATCTAAGGAACAACTGCTTGACAGGTGTAATTCCCCCGCAGATTGGCCAGCTCAAAGCGCTTGTTGTTCTTGATTTCAGTTTTAATAAGCTATCCGGGCAGATCCCACAATCGATTTGCAACCTCACAAACTTGCAGTTGCTAGACCTGTCCAGTAACAATCTCACAGGTGCTATCCCAGTTGCATTGAACGCCCTGCACTTCCTTTCGGCGTTCAGCATTTCAAACAATAACCTAGAAGGGCCTATTCCATCTGGAGGCCAGTTTGATACATTTCAGAATTCTAGTTTCGACAGGAACCCAAACCTGTGTGGCTCTGCTCTCACTCAAAAATGCAATTCAGCAGAAGCACATCAAGCCATCATTCTGGCAGCAAAACAAGCTGACTACAAGGTGGCCTTTGTGATTGAGTTCAGTGCATTCTTTGGTGTGGGGGTGCTGTATGATCAGTTAGTCTTGTCGAG CTTTAATTTCATCATTTGCTTTGCTTCCTGGACAATAAACGTTGCATTGAGGCATGCGCAGTTTCGGGGTGCACTA ACAAGCTTGAATATTATTGGTGCCGACAACATGACTCATTGCCTCATTGGTGAAGATGTGCCATGGTCAAGCCGGTTCTGTTCTGAATCCATAGTCCACTCTTGTCCCTACATTCCTAAGTCTGAAACAGCAAACACAAGGAATCATTTAttgccaaaaagaaaaaggaaaatagatGAAGATGATACATGA